From Armatimonadota bacterium, the proteins below share one genomic window:
- a CDS encoding peptidyl-prolyl cis-trans isomerase, with the protein MKLFSLCALILLAFGINSVLAADASAEIPQYPAAKLANQDLRGGASVFEYNLPANAKPTEVWAFYKTKMGLGMGWVYTVNCDTPWGLVRVCKPKLANRTLGIAVAKSRLFIFNAPTEFGAESLNDWLNDVMLQIMPPVAIVDGQPISSRDYYRRLERIPLSVEGNISGLSVLRDLISECLQVKLAKRESVVPTAEQIEEAWQATIKIPEIARQFTEGSLTQDEMREMIRIQQTQYNLATKGVVVTDKEVEEYYNQHKAEEFTAPEQAVVAAIFAKNKDIADKAAQMLREGKDFGEVALELSDDKVSAKVGGRLRRPITRGSQEVPKEVQDIVLGTPVGQWTDPIEAGGGEYVIFKVLDKKEAVVRPIEDVRMHIRQKLMLEKGKSANDLGRLMQQAWRDATIKVNLRRYQTAIFNLIRGSE; encoded by the coding sequence ATGAAGTTATTTTCGCTTTGTGCGTTGATATTGCTAGCGTTTGGCATAAACTCCGTGTTAGCGGCGGATGCGTCGGCTGAGATTCCCCAATACCCTGCAGCAAAGCTTGCCAATCAGGACCTGCGTGGCGGTGCTAGCGTGTTTGAATATAACTTGCCAGCGAATGCAAAACCGACTGAGGTTTGGGCGTTCTACAAAACCAAGATGGGTCTTGGCATGGGTTGGGTTTATACCGTTAATTGTGATACGCCTTGGGGGCTAGTGCGTGTATGCAAACCTAAGCTAGCAAATCGAACTTTAGGCATCGCAGTTGCAAAATCTCGACTTTTTATCTTCAATGCCCCCACGGAATTTGGCGCAGAAAGCTTAAACGATTGGCTAAATGACGTAATGCTCCAAATCATGCCACCGGTTGCAATCGTGGATGGCCAACCGATTAGCAGTCGTGATTATTACCGGCGTCTTGAGCGCATTCCATTAAGCGTTGAGGGAAATATTAGTGGCTTATCGGTTTTAAGAGACCTAATAAGTGAATGCCTCCAGGTAAAGCTTGCGAAAAGGGAGAGTGTCGTTCCTACTGCTGAGCAAATCGAGGAAGCTTGGCAGGCAACCATTAAGATTCCTGAGATTGCACGCCAATTTACAGAAGGAAGCCTAACTCAAGACGAGATGAGGGAGATGATTCGCATTCAGCAAACGCAGTATAACCTTGCTACTAAGGGTGTTGTAGTAACTGATAAGGAGGTAGAGGAATACTATAACCAACACAAAGCTGAAGAATTCACCGCACCTGAGCAAGCTGTCGTTGCCGCTATTTTTGCGAAAAACAAGGACATTGCAGATAAAGCCGCCCAGATGTTAAGGGAGGGCAAAGATTTCGGCGAAGTGGCATTGGAGTTGTCGGATGACAAAGTTTCGGCAAAGGTAGGCGGACGCCTAAGGAGACCAATCACGCGCGGCAGCCAGGAAGTGCCCAAGGAAGTTCAGGATATCGTATTGGGCACACCTGTTGGTCAATGGACTGACCCAATTGAGGCAGGCGGCGGCGAGTACGTTATCTTCAAAGTGTTGGATAAGAAAGAAGCTGTAGTTAGGCCCATAGAAGACGTGCGCATGCACATCCGTCAAAAACTAATGCTTGAGAAAGGCAAGTCGGCTAACGATTTGGGCCGATTAATGCAGCAAGCATGGAGGGATGCGACAATCAAAGTCAATCTCAGACGCTATCAAACGGCGATTTTCAATTTGATAAGAGGTTCAGAATAA
- a CDS encoding glutamate mutase L has protein sequence MAEVKTILATDCGSTTTKAILIEKQGDEYRLVVRGEAPTTVEAPFDDVTVGVVNAVREVEELSGRKILFEGSNPGEGIKIQVPTKNDVGVDMYLSTSSAGGGLQMTVAGVVKMMSAESAQRAALGAGAIIMDTIAIDDGRKEYQKVERIRQLRPDMILMSGGTDGGTVKHLVDIAEMLISADPKPRLGIGVKLPVIYAGNKDAVEAVKQILGDRVDLRVVPNLRPTLDRENLQPAREAIHELFLQHVMQQAPGYSKLMTWTSSGIMSTPNAVGKIIQTIAEQEKINVLAVDIGGATTDVFSVFSGVFTRTVSANLGMSYSICNVLAEAGIENIRRWIPFLADEGYVRNQLRNKMIRPTTIPQTLRDLYIEQAVAREALRLAFEHHKSLARELKGVQQVRTIADAISQEGTGKTLVHLMDLDMIVGSGGILSHAPRRAEAALMMLDAYQPEGVTMLAVDSIFMMPQLGILSTIMPQAASQVFERDCLIKLGTSIVPVGIGKEGQTACTIAVRYRKSQECEAKTYAIPFGSIKVIPLGVGEKAEVVITPARGFDVGSGRGRLHTVEVEGGVVGLIIDARGRPLVIPSEDDKRIAKLREWMEALGLRPE, from the coding sequence ATGGCAGAAGTCAAAACAATCTTGGCAACCGATTGCGGGAGTACTACTACAAAAGCAATTCTCATTGAAAAACAAGGCGATGAATACCGACTTGTGGTTCGCGGCGAAGCTCCCACGACTGTTGAAGCTCCGTTTGACGATGTAACAGTCGGGGTAGTGAATGCTGTTCGCGAGGTCGAAGAACTTTCTGGCCGAAAAATACTTTTCGAGGGGTCGAATCCTGGAGAAGGAATTAAAATTCAAGTACCCACAAAAAATGATGTAGGCGTAGACATGTATCTGTCTACATCCAGCGCAGGCGGCGGCCTCCAAATGACCGTTGCGGGCGTTGTGAAAATGATGAGCGCCGAAAGTGCTCAAAGGGCAGCGCTCGGAGCAGGGGCGATTATCATGGATACTATAGCCATTGACGACGGGCGCAAGGAGTATCAAAAGGTCGAACGCATTCGTCAGCTCAGGCCCGATATGATACTAATGTCTGGCGGCACTGATGGTGGGACGGTCAAACACCTGGTTGACATAGCTGAAATGCTTATTTCCGCCGACCCAAAGCCAAGACTTGGGATTGGCGTTAAACTTCCAGTAATCTATGCGGGGAATAAGGATGCTGTGGAAGCAGTCAAGCAGATACTTGGCGACCGCGTTGACCTCCGTGTCGTGCCTAATCTGCGTCCAACTCTCGACCGCGAGAACCTTCAACCAGCACGCGAGGCAATTCATGAGCTATTCCTCCAGCACGTTATGCAACAAGCTCCTGGCTACAGCAAGCTGATGACTTGGACAAGCTCTGGAATCATGTCCACCCCGAATGCTGTCGGCAAAATAATACAAACTATTGCCGAGCAGGAGAAAATCAATGTACTAGCAGTTGATATCGGTGGTGCGACAACTGATGTGTTTTCCGTTTTTTCTGGTGTATTTACTCGCACTGTTAGCGCAAACCTTGGCATGAGCTACTCCATTTGCAACGTCCTCGCCGAAGCCGGGATAGAAAATATCCGTCGCTGGATTCCATTCCTTGCCGATGAGGGGTATGTAAGGAATCAACTTCGTAACAAGATGATTCGACCAACAACGATTCCCCAGACTCTTCGCGATCTTTATATTGAGCAGGCAGTCGCACGCGAGGCCCTCAGGCTTGCATTTGAACATCATAAATCGCTTGCCCGTGAGCTCAAGGGCGTCCAGCAAGTCCGAACAATCGCCGATGCTATTAGCCAAGAAGGTACGGGCAAAACACTTGTTCATTTGATGGACCTCGATATGATTGTCGGCAGTGGTGGAATCCTAAGCCACGCTCCGAGGAGGGCAGAGGCTGCTCTTATGATGCTTGATGCCTATCAACCTGAGGGGGTAACAATGTTGGCAGTGGATTCGATATTTATGATGCCCCAGCTCGGAATACTCTCGACTATCATGCCCCAGGCGGCGTCTCAAGTTTTTGAGCGTGATTGCCTCATCAAATTAGGAACCTCAATCGTTCCCGTAGGTATCGGCAAGGAGGGGCAGACGGCATGCACCATAGCAGTCAGATACCGAAAATCACAAGAGTGTGAAGCAAAGACCTATGCCATTCCATTCGGAAGCATCAAGGTGATTCCATTAGGCGTTGGTGAAAAAGCAGAAGTTGTGATTACTCCTGCCAGAGGTTTTGATGTTGGCTCAGGGCGAGGTCGCTTGCACACTGTCGAGGTTGAGGGCGGAGTGGTCGGTCTGATAATAGATGCACGGGGCCGTCCGCTGGTTATTCCTTCGGAGGATGATAAACGCATTGCCAAGTTGCGAGAATGGATGGAGGCATTAGGGCTAAGACCGGAGTAA
- a CDS encoding nucleotide sugar dehydrogenase encodes MEQICVLGLGYIGLPTATLAASSGYKVRGVDIDPNVIDCLSAGRAHIAEPELQASVARVIADGSLTVSSSPCPADVFLIAVPTPIKEDKTADLNCVTHAAQMISENLQNGALVIVESTVPPGTTSNVVIPILEESGLSAGKDFYVAYCPERVLPGKIIIELMNNDRVIGGLNTESAVRAARFYRRFVRADMYITNLITAEIVKLVENAFRDVNVAFANEISLISQQLGANVWEVIDLANKHPRVNILNPGPGVGGHCIAVDPWFLVESVPEATALIKAARQLNDSMPERIISWVESVVPPGAKIACLGAAYKANVGDTRESPALRIIYSLKEKGYELYVVDPYVENLNGLVLVSLNEALDSADCLLLLVDHDEFKSLDIDRLREKFGNGRLMDTRGIWVKGRTIRVS; translated from the coding sequence ATGGAGCAGATTTGTGTGCTGGGACTTGGGTATATAGGGCTTCCTACGGCCACGTTAGCAGCTTCAAGTGGTTACAAAGTCAGAGGAGTGGACATAGATCCCAATGTAATCGATTGCCTTTCTGCCGGGCGCGCACATATTGCCGAGCCAGAGCTTCAGGCATCAGTTGCTCGCGTAATTGCTGATGGTTCGTTGACGGTCAGCAGTTCTCCATGTCCGGCTGATGTTTTCTTGATTGCAGTTCCCACGCCAATAAAAGAAGATAAGACCGCCGACTTAAACTGCGTTACTCATGCTGCCCAAATGATATCCGAAAACCTTCAAAATGGCGCGTTAGTTATCGTGGAGTCGACTGTGCCGCCTGGCACTACGAGTAATGTTGTTATTCCAATTCTAGAAGAATCGGGTTTGAGCGCCGGAAAGGATTTTTATGTGGCTTATTGCCCAGAACGGGTACTCCCAGGGAAAATAATAATTGAGCTAATGAACAACGATCGTGTGATTGGTGGTTTAAATACTGAATCAGCAGTCCGTGCAGCAAGATTTTATCGCAGGTTTGTCCGTGCAGATATGTATATTACCAACTTAATCACCGCCGAAATCGTAAAGCTTGTCGAGAACGCATTTAGAGATGTGAACGTAGCTTTTGCTAATGAAATTTCGTTGATTTCCCAGCAATTAGGAGCCAATGTTTGGGAAGTAATTGATCTTGCAAACAAACATCCGCGTGTAAACATACTAAACCCCGGTCCTGGTGTTGGCGGTCATTGTATAGCGGTTGACCCGTGGTTTCTTGTGGAAAGCGTGCCCGAAGCTACCGCTCTTATAAAAGCAGCGAGGCAACTTAATGACTCAATGCCAGAGCGAATAATATCGTGGGTTGAGTCAGTGGTTCCACCTGGCGCAAAGATTGCTTGTTTAGGAGCAGCATATAAAGCCAATGTAGGCGATACTCGTGAAAGCCCTGCACTGCGCATTATATACAGCCTTAAGGAAAAGGGATATGAGCTGTATGTAGTTGACCCATATGTGGAAAATCTCAATGGCTTGGTACTTGTGTCTCTCAACGAGGCACTAGATAGCGCCGATTGTTTGCTCCTACTAGTAGATCATGATGAGTTCAAAAGCTTGGATATAGACCGCTTGCGCGAAAAGTTTGGCAATGGAAGGTTGATGGATACAAGAGGTATTTGGGTAAAAGGCCGAACTATTAGGGTTAGCTAA
- a CDS encoding phosphodiester glycosidase family protein, with the protein MFSKRRVLFRLPHSLLALALLVLTACSLYAGEWTKELAPGVVLTQIVKECSGPNDKTIPRIINIVKVDPKAPGVKIKMVLGGDCVWGLDKTNGRETIGSMAKRLRAIAVLNTDFCNWTGDPLGLHISGGELISEPYPNRTMFGITSDGQYLFDRLEFDARITLPDGKWFPIRGINRPRGDHEMVVYTPKFFKSTCTESNGSEAVVISPDLPIRLGVPLKGTVTNVRPDAGDTPIPENGIVLSGRGTGSDFIKENLKEGVELTLQFNVKGETTTGWEKVIEATGGTPRLVRNGKISLEAEKENLTLDSKFVTVTHPRSALGVTADGKLVLVTVDGRQEVSTGMPLKDLAELMLSIGCVDAMNLDGGGSTTLSTWFGTLNSPSDGWLRPLPNALAVFAEEAEDFDVPEFTISAPSVPIVAGSTVRLSLVDSSGQPIDPKLAEKAIWSMNGVTNFVDQGGVLHAGRVGETEIVVKLDGKTASLPIEVISKETGKLVAELIPDPSGDANKSILNVLVIDAAGKPMQDCMVSVKVTGGASDQPWKNTNADGKASFSITWEQGASGEVTASVEGLTPFTIKRQ; encoded by the coding sequence ATGTTTTCAAAAAGACGTGTTTTGTTTAGGCTTCCACATTCTTTATTGGCGCTTGCCCTTTTGGTGCTTACTGCGTGCAGCTTGTATGCAGGAGAATGGACAAAAGAGTTAGCGCCGGGTGTGGTGCTAACTCAGATTGTAAAAGAATGTTCTGGCCCCAATGATAAAACTATTCCAAGAATCATAAATATTGTAAAAGTTGACCCTAAAGCCCCTGGAGTTAAAATTAAAATGGTACTTGGTGGTGATTGTGTTTGGGGTCTCGACAAGACAAATGGCCGTGAGACAATCGGCTCCATGGCTAAGCGCCTTCGTGCAATTGCTGTTCTAAATACCGATTTTTGCAATTGGACCGGCGACCCACTCGGTCTTCACATTAGCGGAGGAGAGCTCATCAGCGAACCATATCCAAATCGAACAATGTTTGGCATTACATCCGATGGTCAGTACCTATTCGACCGCCTCGAATTTGATGCTCGAATCACTCTCCCCGATGGCAAGTGGTTTCCGATAAGGGGCATAAATCGGCCCCGGGGCGACCACGAGATGGTTGTCTATACGCCGAAGTTTTTCAAGAGCACATGCACGGAGTCAAATGGCTCAGAGGCAGTGGTAATTTCACCCGACCTCCCCATTAGGCTTGGTGTTCCTTTAAAGGGTACTGTCACCAACGTCCGCCCCGACGCTGGTGATACTCCTATACCTGAAAACGGCATCGTGCTTTCTGGTAGAGGCACGGGTTCGGACTTTATTAAAGAGAATTTAAAAGAAGGTGTAGAGTTGACTTTGCAGTTCAATGTCAAAGGTGAAACGACAACCGGTTGGGAAAAGGTCATAGAGGCCACTGGTGGTACTCCCAGGCTTGTTCGTAATGGCAAAATAAGCTTAGAAGCTGAAAAGGAAAACCTAACGCTGGATTCCAAATTTGTTACCGTTACGCACCCTCGCTCGGCACTCGGCGTAACAGCAGATGGAAAACTTGTGCTAGTTACAGTTGATGGCAGGCAAGAGGTAAGCACCGGCATGCCTTTGAAGGACCTTGCGGAACTAATGCTTTCCATAGGATGCGTTGATGCAATGAATCTCGATGGCGGCGGTTCAACAACCCTTTCTACGTGGTTTGGCACGCTCAATAGCCCCTCGGATGGCTGGCTTCGTCCGCTTCCCAATGCGCTCGCTGTCTTTGCCGAAGAGGCTGAGGATTTCGACGTTCCCGAATTTACTATCTCAGCCCCATCAGTTCCCATAGTAGCTGGATCAACTGTCCGCCTAAGCCTTGTAGATTCATCTGGCCAGCCTATTGACCCAAAGTTAGCGGAAAAGGCAATCTGGAGCATGAACGGCGTTACAAACTTCGTGGACCAGGGAGGAGTCCTCCATGCCGGAAGAGTTGGTGAGACTGAGATTGTTGTAAAGTTAGATGGCAAAACCGCGTCTCTACCTATTGAGGTAATTTCAAAGGAGACGGGCAAACTCGTTGCAGAACTAATTCCAGATCCTTCGGGTGATGCTAATAAGAGTATCCTTAATGTTTTAGTCATCGATGCCGCTGGAAAACCGATGCAGGATTGCATGGTTTCAGTCAAAGTTACCGGTGGCGCCTCTGACCAGCCGTGGAAAAATACAAATGCCGATGGCAAGGCCTCTTTTTCAATCACTTGGGAACAAGGCGCTTCCGGCGAAGTTACCGCGAGCGTAGAGGGACTAACTCCGTTTACAATAAAAAGACAGTAG
- a CDS encoding polysaccharide biosynthesis/export family protein, which yields MLSKICLLLLLGVSSFAASEDLLLINPPPQSTPESPPGDRVKCVLGNLNEWIPAAFSGPEYRIGPGDTLSINVQGKATLGYKARPDAKAGESPDEVTVTPGGDIYLPLAGKIQAAGKTVSELEDTLRQRLSTYIRNFEVSVTVSDVRTINVWISGEVENAGPRILPAVCTASLAALQAQIKPTGSTRRIEVIRNGTRKIVDLYKIIVTGNAQNDVCLEPGDTLHVPAVTDYLEVTGEVTRPGRYEMVPLDGNKDKFCVSDLISLALGTTPAAAQDKAFIERIGEDGRKFAINVNLLSKTDDIALKPGDVLVVPSISAFQPIVRLIGEFKGDGVYQRAPGSTTTDIENKSGIYFLKQGQTVKNVITATGGVTPQADLKRARIERFENGVLKNIPVDLERLLLQNDDTEDVVLQNGDSLVLPALADKIHVFGEVKQPGSYIYSPNRRLVDYLGDAGGTTDIAKLTEVSIVRGGFEKPIIMKVNAKQAIIKGSVKSNPVLEPGDIIYVPSKFIGGWRDAMQMVFSSLSLITLFRRL from the coding sequence TTGCTTTCTAAAATTTGCCTCTTGTTACTCCTCGGCGTTTCATCATTCGCCGCGTCCGAGGATTTGTTACTGATAAACCCTCCCCCACAGAGTACTCCAGAATCTCCCCCAGGCGACCGAGTCAAATGCGTACTGGGAAATCTTAACGAATGGATACCTGCCGCTTTCTCTGGACCGGAATACCGCATAGGGCCAGGGGACACGCTTAGTATTAATGTCCAGGGTAAGGCGACACTCGGCTACAAAGCGCGTCCGGATGCTAAGGCAGGCGAATCTCCTGATGAGGTGACGGTTACACCTGGAGGAGATATCTATCTTCCTTTGGCTGGCAAAATACAAGCAGCTGGAAAAACGGTTTCTGAACTTGAAGACACTTTACGCCAGCGATTGAGTACGTATATCAGAAATTTTGAAGTTTCGGTCACGGTTTCGGATGTCCGCACAATCAATGTATGGATAAGCGGCGAGGTTGAGAATGCTGGCCCACGAATACTGCCGGCAGTATGTACTGCAAGCCTTGCTGCTCTTCAGGCGCAAATTAAGCCAACAGGTTCGACTCGGCGAATCGAGGTCATCAGAAATGGCACAAGAAAAATTGTTGACCTCTACAAAATAATTGTAACAGGTAATGCGCAAAATGACGTATGTCTTGAACCTGGCGACACCTTGCATGTTCCTGCTGTGACCGACTATCTCGAGGTAACAGGCGAAGTCACGCGTCCGGGCAGATACGAAATGGTTCCACTTGATGGGAATAAAGACAAGTTTTGCGTTTCCGACCTCATAAGCTTGGCGCTTGGAACTACCCCTGCTGCTGCTCAGGACAAGGCTTTCATCGAACGAATTGGCGAAGATGGACGAAAGTTTGCGATAAATGTAAATCTGCTCTCAAAGACGGATGATATTGCACTTAAGCCAGGAGATGTTTTGGTGGTCCCCTCGATTTCTGCATTCCAACCTATAGTACGGTTGATTGGAGAATTCAAAGGCGATGGAGTATACCAGCGCGCCCCTGGTTCAACGACGACTGATATCGAAAACAAAAGTGGAATTTACTTCCTTAAGCAAGGTCAGACTGTTAAAAATGTTATTACGGCAACCGGAGGGGTCACTCCACAAGCTGATCTCAAACGAGCACGAATCGAGCGCTTTGAGAACGGCGTCTTGAAGAATATTCCTGTTGATCTCGAACGCCTTCTTTTGCAAAATGACGACACGGAAGATGTTGTACTGCAAAATGGAGATTCGCTAGTACTTCCTGCACTTGCCGACAAAATTCACGTGTTCGGTGAGGTCAAGCAACCGGGGTCATATATATATAGCCCCAACCGAAGATTGGTTGACTATCTGGGAGATGCTGGTGGCACTACAGATATAGCCAAGCTAACAGAAGTTAGCATTGTCCGCGGCGGCTTTGAAAAACCTATAATCATGAAGGTCAACGCCAAGCAAGCAATTATTAAGGGATCAGTTAAGAGTAATCCCGTGCTTGAACCTGGCGATATTATTTACGTGCCTTCTAAGTTTATAGGAGGCTGGCGTGATGCGATGCAAATGGTATTTTCTAGCTTAAGCCTAATTACATTATTCCGCCGTCTCTAG
- a CDS encoding DegT/DnrJ/EryC1/StrS family aminotransferase has protein sequence MKNKIAGFEEKEILTEEPVRPDYLIFGSPRIEEDEIEEVVASLKSGWLGTGPKVAKFQSDFRDYIGCKHAIALNSCTAGLHLSLLVSGVGPGDEVITTPMTFAATANSIIHVGAKPVFVDIELPSMNINPALIESAITERTKAIIPVHFAGRPCDMDKIMKIAKKHGLIVIEDAAHAIEAWYHGQKIGNIGDLTCFSFYVTKNIVTGEGGMVTTNNDEWADAIRIYSLHGLSKDAWKRYSDDGFKHYQVVAPGYKYNMMDIQAAIGFHQLRKIAEYHRRRKEIWETYNREFSSLPMDLPPPEERDTVHARHLYTPLLRIDEIDISRDEFQQRLHKMNIGTGIHFVSLHLHPYYAETFGYRPEDFPNALEVSRRTISFPLSAKLTEEDVNTVILAVRRAFQA, from the coding sequence ATGAAAAACAAAATTGCCGGATTTGAGGAAAAAGAAATATTAACCGAGGAGCCAGTGCGGCCTGACTACCTTATTTTTGGTAGCCCGAGGATAGAAGAGGACGAGATTGAAGAAGTTGTAGCCAGTCTAAAAAGTGGCTGGCTAGGAACTGGACCAAAGGTTGCAAAGTTTCAATCTGACTTTCGTGACTACATCGGTTGTAAACATGCCATTGCGTTAAACTCGTGCACCGCGGGGCTTCATCTTTCTCTTCTAGTTAGTGGCGTTGGTCCTGGTGACGAAGTCATCACTACACCAATGACCTTCGCCGCGACCGCTAATTCAATAATTCATGTAGGCGCAAAGCCTGTTTTCGTGGATATCGAACTGCCTTCGATGAACATAAATCCTGCTTTGATTGAGAGTGCAATCACTGAACGCACAAAAGCTATTATTCCCGTGCATTTTGCAGGCCGGCCGTGCGATATGGATAAGATTATGAAGATTGCAAAAAAGCATGGCCTTATTGTTATCGAGGATGCAGCGCATGCAATTGAAGCGTGGTATCATGGACAGAAGATTGGCAATATAGGAGATCTAACTTGTTTCAGCTTCTACGTGACGAAGAACATTGTCACCGGCGAAGGCGGGATGGTAACTACCAATAACGACGAATGGGCAGATGCCATTCGCATCTACAGCTTGCATGGGCTGAGCAAGGACGCATGGAAGCGCTATTCTGACGACGGGTTCAAGCATTATCAGGTGGTTGCCCCGGGTTATAAGTACAATATGATGGATATTCAAGCTGCAATAGGATTCCATCAATTAAGAAAAATAGCTGAATACCATCGCCGACGAAAAGAAATATGGGAAACTTACAACAGAGAGTTCTCAAGTTTGCCGATGGATCTTCCACCACCTGAAGAAAGAGATACTGTTCATGCAAGACATCTTTACACGCCACTACTGCGCATCGATGAGATTGATATCTCAAGAGATGAATTTCAACAACGGTTGCACAAAATGAATATTGGCACGGGAATCCACTTTGTATCCTTGCATTTGCACCCATATTACGCCGAGACATTCGGTTATCGGCCGGAGGACTTTCCAAATGCTTTGGAAGTTTCACGCCGGACGATTTCATTTCCGCTTTCAGCCAAATTGACTGAAGAGGATGTTAATACCGTAATTCTGGCTGTCCGTCGGGCATTTCAAGCCTGA